One Mugil cephalus isolate CIBA_MC_2020 chromosome 17, CIBA_Mcephalus_1.1, whole genome shotgun sequence genomic window, GGTTCACTCGTTGCTGCCAGGCgcaagcagcagcacagattcCCTCAATGTGAAATATGCTAAAAGCTCCAGGGTGAGTCATTACGCGAGCTGCAGTATTTTTACCTTCTCCTTATTCCAGCAGACTTTCGCCTGGAGGAAGGGGATGAACCCGGTGACCCCGCCGTGAGAGGAAACAACATCGTTTCTGTCTCCAGCGCCAATCTCTGCGCCGATGTGAGGTTTTTCCACATTTAGTTGACGTTTtgtcgagttttttttttttactttagttgtTAGTGGTGACAAACGATAGGAACTGAATCAACGGCGAAAAagattttccacattttcagtgtaaaaataCCCATATAATTAATCTGCTCGGACAGTTCTTTGGACATTTTGAGAGTACAAAATGTGAGAAACAAAATACCGATAATTAAactactgctgcttttatttcacaaaatatttacattttgtctcTATTCAGTCATTTCACAGGCAATGCCTGACACTTCCCAACCCTAAATCCCAGGATAAGAAGGCAGCTGAACCAGGTCGACCTCAGCAAACATTCAAAGCGTCTTGGAGACCTTTAGATGCTCAGAGCTCCAGTAAGAGGACCTACATGGTATGTCCTGACGTAACTTTCATCATCATTTGTTGCATTTACTTGCACTTGTCGGTAAATGCTGTAAAAATCTCCATAATCTTTCCCAAGCGCCAAGCCCTCTCACAGGAGAACTTGTGTGTGGACAGTGGAGGCCCCCTGCTGGACGAAAAGCAGAACACGTGGGCCCTCACGGACCAGGGTGCGAGGCAAACAGCGAGCCACTACTCGTCTTTCCCAATCCGCTCGAGCGTTTCCAGTCACGACATCCTCTCTGACGAGCAGCGGGGGGGCAGCCGGACAAGCGGCGCCGGTGTGTGGAGAACCCCTTTCTCGCAGCTTTCAGCGTCCACACCCTCCATCCAGCCAATACGCATCGACATCCCCATAACCAGAGCCGTGAACTCGCACTCAAACCCTCCACTCACCACCTTCCGGCAGAGCTCGTCCGTGCTGGCGGCGAGGAAGTGCCAAACTCTTAAAGTCGGCGGACACAAGCCTCAAAGCCACATTTATGTGTGTCCCATTGCTGCGACAAAGAAGAAATCGCTCctgcagccgcagcagcagcagcagcaaagatgCAGCGCGCGGAGAGATCAAGCAGTGAAACCCCAAGTGAGCATCACTCCAACCAAACACGTTTCCTTCCAAGAACCTCCCCCTCAGCAGGCGAGGAGCCCCGAGAGGCCGAGGGAGCCCCGCCAGCTGCCCGACCCGTGGAGGAGGGAGGcccaggagaagctggagaagcAGCGGCGGCTCCGGGTGGTGGAGCTCCTGGGGCGGGAGGTGCGAGAGCTCCAGGCCAGAGCGGAGCGCACGGCGGAGGAGAGCGAGCGGCTACGCAAGCTCAGCCTGGAGTGGCAGTTtcagaggaggctgcaggagattcagcagagaggagaagacgaggaggaagatgaggactTGGACATGATGGTGACGTTGCAGCAGCTGGAGGCGAGAGCGCAGGTGAAGGTTTAACGGGGAAATAAGctttaaatgagcttttaaTTTATAACTgaaacgctgaagacccctgcttaaaaactaaatttaaagcCACAataatttcatatatttatttattttccctttagAACAAGAGCAGCTCTGTTGGAAATGACAACAAGGAGCAGAAAGAGGTAGAGAAGGCGACAAGAACTCATCTCCCTGAAAAGGAGCATGAGGCAAAGACAGGTAATAAATTCACATGAAAGAAGGGTAAATGTTTTGCCgtcactttcatttatttaacacagtTTGCGTTTtcgtcatttcatttcaaacgTCCTTATTCTTGGCAGCTGGAAGACGGAGCGGGCTGAGTCACGACGGTCACAACGTGGCATCGGAACAGTGAGTGTACAGTTCTTGGCGTATGGAGATTGAAATGTAATCCACTTTAATGGGCAGCTCTTTGTGCAGCGCTTCCACTCGCGATGACACAGCCACGCACAGCAAGAAAGCAATTATGGCCTTTCGCACGCGCTCTGTTTGCAAGCGTATCCCTGAGTAAAAGAAACGTACAGAACcacaccccaaaaaaaaaaaatcagtttttttaaaacagcacaGTTGTTTTTGGTTCCCCATAAGTAATGCTATTCAAGTATTTCCACTGCTGTCGTGGTTTTATATTTGCAGGAACCAGCGAGAGAAAACGAGGAGGCTGTCGGCTCCTGAGAAGCTCACTTTCAAGGAGCGTCAGCGTCTCTTTTCCCTGGCGTCCAGTGCATGAACGAAGCTCAAAgcgtcaaaaagaaaaaaaaggaaatgttatAACTTGCCAACACTGTTATACAAAATGTACAGCACTACGTTAATGGCAGTGTGTATGAAACTGCTGTAGAATTGTTAGTTAAACAGGTGATGCTGTGGTAATTTCACTTCGGCTTATTATTTTTGTCGTCCaggacaaacatgtttttttgtgtttaaacttCTTGTATTTTCCTTCTCAcgaataataaaatattttcctaGCCGAGGCActttttatatgtttaaatGAATTGTAAACTCCACAACTTGCTGCATCTGCCTCCGCGATGTTAATCCCCTCTGTTAAAGCTACTTAGTGCGCTGATAAAACTGCACCACAGCTTTCTCCTGCTCCTGAGTCTCAATCGAACCTCGTCGAAGCCTGCGGATCTCGTTGATGGCGTCGATCCCCGACATCTTCCTGGTCTTCACCAGGTAGCAGGCGAGCATGGTGCCCGTCCTCCCGTGGCCGTGCATGCAGTGAACCGCCGCGCCCTGAAGACAAACAATTCCTTCGTTAATTTGCCTGCCCGACATCCTGCGGTCGCACGCTGGAACGTCATGAGCTCACGGTTTGGGATCAGGAGGAAACAAGGCTCTTTGTTAATTGAGAAGATAACAAGCAGACGGTTTATCTGAGCCTTCTCGTAAACTGGCAAATGGTTCTTGTAATTTTATTCCCGGCCACTAATCCGGGGCTTTAATGGACGTCGACCGAACGTGATGACTGTGGATTGTGAGTGAGAATTCGTCCCCATAAGAGTTCTGAGAATACTTGACAAGCATAAACGTCCATCAAGTCTGCGATCAGATGCTCACCTCCCCCTTAGAGTTGGCCTCCTCCACGATGGAGAGGAACCTGTCGATCTGAGTCGGTGTCGGAGGAGTGAAGTCGGCTATCTTGATGTGGTGAAGCTGCAGCTCCGGGCAGGTGTCGTGGTAGGGCGGTTTCCTCTCACACAGGCACACCAGGTGCTTGATGCCGTTGTCCAGCAGGTACTGGTACTCGCAGGTCATCCTGGGCATGGCCAGTCCGGCCACCTTACCTGGATCCACCCAGGAGAAGTTGTGTGGAGCGCTGGAGGACATGACagctaaactaaaaaaaaagaggaagcacgtgttttatttaagaataaaaacataaatacaaacttGAGCTTAGTCCGAACTTAGCCTGGCTttgatattttgtcttttaaagcaaatattaagagagattaaaaagtaaacatACTCTACAGGATCATCTGTTTGTCTTGTCAACATAGTTACAACACTACCTGCTAGGCTAGGTGGTTCAGTGACTTACAGAGGGATTAGTTTAACGACAGTACACATTTCAATATAATAAGACACGGGGTGTGTAAATACGCTGCAGACATAACCACACTACATCTACTTCTACACAAGAAAACACGATCTACCTTAACGTTAGTTATGTATGTATGCGCAGCTAATGCTTTGCATggattgagatttttttttagaagataATGTGTTAGTATATGAATCtataaattcctttaaaccaaataaattgcTTTATTTACGACTTGCTgtgggtaagaaaaaaaaataagtgcgCATTTGTAGAAGGTGTCATTACGGCGCtgctatttcacctggcaacgagaAATACTATTTTCCGATTGGCTAATAGGTCGCtgctattttctgattggttgatgggtCGAAGACTCAAACAGAACGGCCTGCCTTCGCCTCGTCCGCCTATAGatcattaatatattttatatatttacagtctatgttcCTAATGCGTGCGGCGAGTTGTATCTCAGAGTGAGAAATGTCAAGTGTGGCgcgtgaacttattgaaatgcgtgTGCGAGACTTAAGAGTCCTGCTAATGCTTCAACTTCGCTAGCGGCTATATAGGTAATACGAGTCACTGCAACTTTAATGCAGTGAAAACACTTATGGTAACACATTCATTGCATATGTATTATTAATTACAGCCACATACATGCCTCACAAATGATCAACAACATTACTTACAGTTTTTCCTTGGGTAGGAAGTGACGGTCCGTTATCAAGCTACCTAGCAGTCACTTTCTCTCCCCTTTAGGTACAAACTACTACTGTAAAACGGGGCACATCGCCTTATATAACCGAGGTTATCGGGTTTAAGACTGCGTTAAAGCCGGCAGCCACTACGGAGAGCACAGTCGAGCCAGCTGCTcacgttttttttctgcactttgcCCTTATTTGAAGCATTACGGTAATCGCGTGCAAAAAcagcccttcaaaataaaagcgtcaTTCGTCGACGCTGCCAATTAGTAAATGGTGAACAAATAATCTAATGAATGACTTACTATCGTTTGCAGCACTGTTATATCCTATAAATTAGGCTGCTCTCATGGCTTGCAGTAGTTTACATTTCTAAAATGTCTTCAGTATGTTTAGATATGCTGtcaatgaaacatttattattattattattattattattattcccgGGTGACATTCTGATGTTGTGCACTATCAGGGTGAAGTAAAATTAGTCTGTGAATACAGGTTagctggttgcctggcaacacgCTTTAATGTTTACTGTAAcactatatttattatttttgagtaGGTCACTGGGTCTGTTTTTACCGTCAACAATAGCAGTCCAGGttcttatttatcttatttagtTTCCTATTTATCCCAACTATAAAAAAGTCTACATGTCACCTATTATCATCAACATTTATAATCTAATATTCCTAATTTTACATCtaaaattagaaataatttTAGAGTTGGTCatgaagatggagaagctgtcttaataaaattagttttcaaactttatttaaaactgtaAGAGATCTGAAAGTCTGAATGCTAAcgaaatatgtataaaaatgaactaaaacttgTTCCATCTATTAAGACTGAAGTTGAAAACAACTCAAAGTGTCCTGAAATAATTTATCATCTAATTATTGtatcatatttttaattttaggtCTTTTCCTTATGGGCTACTTAGCACATGTCTGACAGACACGTCTGTacaaagatgtttttaaaaatatcacgGTCTGCGAAATAAACATACAGTGATGATTTTTCATTCATTGAGTTCTTTATGTTCaagctttatttcaaactaTAGTAGAGACGTAAGAGTTTATATGCTAAAGAATATCtgttaaattatgttttacGTGAGCAGATTGAGATTAAATTAGAGAAACCAGTCCCAGTCGTGCACAGAGGgattaaaaactacaaacaatCTGCATGAAAGAAATCCACAAATCCGAGCCCCTCCTATCACGTAATTATCAGAAAGCTGCAGCTACTGTTATTTATATTTGAGAGACGCCCCTGTTGAGTCTGTCGTGAgtcattcttcttttaatatatatattccttCATCACTTCCAGATCGAGGCTGCCCCTTGTTTCACACATGAAAGCAGagaaagcgtttttttttttctttttttgtccatttcatGCAATAGTTAATGATACAAACACAAACGTTCAGAACTCACAGCACAGCACATTTTACTTGCTAGTCATTTTATACAAATAGTAGAAAGAGGGTTTGTATCTTGAAGGAGACAAACTGCATCACATTTGCCAGATAGATGTCGATACACGGAGACTGATCTTCAGAAAGGTAAAAGGCGTAAATAGAGTCACAGAGTCGAATGTTTCAAACATCCCATTAAAAAAGCTTCCACTAACTgtttggtgtaaaaaaaaaaaaaaagaagaagaagaagaagaaagaaagatagatagagagaaagaggccGACGTTATCATGTACAGTTATAGAAAGATATCTAGGTAAAGTTGGGtaagcacaaaataaacaacaacttaaaaaacattcCAATAATCAGGTGGTAGGCGTAGTTGTGTTCGCGTTGTCTACGGCGCTCGACACACCCACAAACCATTAACAGAACATCTGGAAGTCCCAACAGAACCACAAAACAGCTGTATTCTCAttgtatctattttttttttgtttgttttgtttcgttttagTTTGTACACATCACAACCTGGAGACTTGgtagactgactgactgactgactgactggttgtcCATCACTTCTTCtctgaatcatcatcatcatcatcatcatcatcatccctaAAAGCGCAGACCCCTTCAACATGCCGCACACACCCCTCAAAAAGCAATCACTTTAATGGTTACACGTTAACTCTTGtggttttttaaattttgcaccGTTTTTTTTCGGTGCCGCTCGACAAAAAGGGGGTCGGCATTAACGgtcgccccccacccccaccccccgctaGAAGATTTCTACGTGTTTTGAACGTCCAGGTTCAAAGTCCCACACTGAGCCGACTGCTGAAGGGCCATgccgagttttttttttttttatctttttcgtttttcttttttacaggaTGGCACAGAAGAACTTCTTCTCCCTGAACGGGTTCTCCGACGCCGGCACCGGTGATAACAGAGGGTCTTCTTTGGCGTGAGCTTCACAGTATGACATTAGGTCGGCCGCTGCTTTAGACACCTGAAGGAAGACGCACGCAT contains:
- the dusp23b gene encoding dual specificity protein phosphatase 23b produces the protein MSSSAPHNFSWVDPGKVAGLAMPRMTCEYQYLLDNGIKHLVCLCERKPPYHDTCPELQLHHIKIADFTPPTPTQIDRFLSIVEEANSKGEGAAVHCMHGHGRTGTMLACYLVKTRKMSGIDAINEIRRLRRGSIETQEQEKAVVQFYQRTK